In Bacteriovorax sp. PP10, the genomic window CAAGTATGTCAGACCCAATTAAAAAATTAGATATCTTGCGCTCACTATACAATGCTCAAAACATTAGGAGCAACGCGAATCTTGGTGAAGAATTAAAAGAGATTAAAACTGAGCTTAAGATCGCCAACGATCTAAGAACTGACGGCACAGGGGCCCAGTCTGTGGCCAATGCGATTACAAACTCAACCCACTCACCTTACCTTGAAGATCAAAAATTTTATAATAAAGAAGTTCGATACAACTCTGAGAGAGAAACGAGTTGGAAAGAAGTGAGATCTGAAGAAGACAACTTGAGGGCCGCTTACAATGCGCGGAATTTAAGAAAATTAAACATACTTTAAAATAGCAAAAAAAAAGGGACCCGATTGGGTCCCTTCTTTTTTATTTCTTACCTTTCTTTTTCTTTCTCATCTTTAACAAGAAGAATGCGATAGCTGCGACAGCGATAATTCCGATGATTGTTGTTGTCTCTTCATCACCTGAGCCGCCTTTATTCTTTTTCTGCATTCCGATATCCGGATTTTGACCACCATCTGGAATATAAGTTCCATCAGCAATTAAATCACCTTCTTTATCTTTTGGTTTCCATGTTCCACCAGCAGCATTCCTTTGATCGAATACTTTTAATGTCGCGATAATTTTTTCAAAAATATCCTGGTATGAATCGTAGTGATCTTTAGCAACTGAAAATGTCACCGCGATTCCAAGAGAATCTTTTACAGTTGCAAGGTATCTTGTATAGAACCCTGGAACTTCTGAAGCTAAGTGAAGTGAATCAACCCAGCGTTGCCCGTTGATCTCTCTAACAGAAACTGCTTTTGCTTCCGACACTTGAGTCTTTCCACCTGGAAGGCTGAAAGTTTTTGGTGTTTTTAAGTAGGCCTGATATTTATCAAGATCGTCCTGATCACCTCTATACTTTGCAGCTAGAATAATGATGGCCTCTTTTTTTCTATCTTTGTTATCACTCTGACAAACCCACTCAGATCCTTCAAGAGCACAGTCCCATCCGTTAGGAAGTTCGAACTCTGAGAATTGGCTGGTAAATGTTTTTGCAAAAACACTCGTCGTGGTAAGCATCGCTGCCGCGATTAATAATGAACGCAAGTTTCTCATGCTATTTCCTCTTAAGGAGATAAACTAATAATAATAGTTTAATTGTACACTTTGCTGACTATTTTTAAATAGTTAAATTCTTCCTAATACCCGCGGGCCGCGAACCCCGGCTTGATTTCTATGTCTTTATACTTCTTTACGAGCTTAATAATGGACCAATCAGCTCCAACTTCATAAACGATGCCACTTGCGACCAAAACGTTACCGCCAAAATAATCTGTCTGGTAGATATCAAACTTCATCCCTTTCTCAACATCCGTTGATAACCCTTGGTCGATACGAATGAAATTTGAGCGGGCCGAGATTTTAAGAACTGATCCATCTACCTGGTACTCCTTAAACGAGTCTACTTTAACCGACTCAGGAGTCACGCCGTCAGAGCTCCAGCCGATGTTTAATGAAATCGTATTCCCCTTATCAGTAGACGTTCCAGACATCACTGTCTGACCTTTAACGGCCATGATGAATTTATCGAAGGCATAATTGAACCCCAGATAAGGCGCCACTTTCTCGCGGTTTATACTGTTAAAAAGAGCTGTGCCACCAGTTGCCTGGACAGCTTTTAAGGCAGGAGTCTCACTGAACTCATCCTTCTTTAAAGAATAAATTCCTTCAACACCGGCAAGTAAACCAAGCTTTGAAAAGCGGTACATCCCCTCAAGTTTGTAAGTCACTTCATCACTTAAATTATTAGCAGGAGAGCTGTATCCGATTCTTGCATCGAATTTCCATGGAGCGCTTATATAAGTCGTGTATAAATCTACACCGTACTCACTTCCAGAATCACCTAAGATAATTTCGTCTTCTGGAACCAGAGTGGCGTTTTCATAACTAGCATTTGTATAAAGGGTCTGACGGTAGTGAATTCCAACTGCATAACGAAGATTTCCCATTGTCTCAAAAGCGTATTTTGCTTCGACACCAAGAGACTCAGGCCCTGAATTTTCTTTTGTAATTTCATTCACTGTACTTGAAACTTGTCTGAATCTTCCCATCGCTGTGATTTCTAAACTTTTACTCACACCATATGAAACGGCCAGGTCCATATCAATCAGTCGGTATTTATTTCCATCGACAAGTTCCGTCTCAACACCATCTGTATCGTAAAAAGCAGAGGTCTGAAACATTGAGGCATTTGCATTGATAGCGTACGCTGAAGGATTTAATAATTCTGCGCCACCACGATGTACACCTGCGGCCATCAGAGGAGCTGAAAGAGAAAGAACTAAAACACCGGATAAAATTTTATACATATAATTCATTCACGAAAAAAAAATGATCTCGAGTATCGAAATCATAAAGGTTATTCTTGTGTTTCCATTCTCTGGGTGTTTTTTCAAAAAGCACAAAGCTCATTGCGTTCATCACGAAAGGAGAAGAAAACTCTATCTTGGCCGTCTCGATTGCTGACTCCAAAAGTTCCGGGTAATCCACTCTGCCGATAGGAAGAATGGGAGTCGTGGAGTTTTTAGTCTTCTTGAATTTTACACCGTATTCTTTCAAGAAAAAATAAATCGATTCCTGACAGTATAAAATATCTGGAGAAATTTTGGGAGTTAATGCTAAGGCGCCTTTTTTACCCATGGAGAAAGTCATTCCGTTGAATTCAATTTGCGAAATCTCTTTGAGACCATAAAGGTGACCTTCAAGTAACTCAGTAAGTTCTTCAATAAAATTTTGTTCTTCAGATCTGGTGATGAAGTCGACGCTAAAAGGGGGTAAAATAGTCAACTGTAAGAGACCATTTTTTACAAACTTTGAATCGAAACGTCTTCTGAAGTTTTCGATCTTGTTTTGATGGATAGAGCCTGGATCGAATGTTAAACCGATAAAGTATTCCATGCTCACTCCTTCTTTGGATTGAATGTCTTACTTAAAGGGTAAAAGCTATTGGAATTTTCTACAAGCTATTATGCAGCAATTTTGTCGGTTTTTCTCAAGCTCATAGAATTTTGTGTAGGAAGATAGAGTTTATTGATCCAAGTGTTGTTTTCAATCTCAAAACCAAAAATCCCACCGTGTTCTTCTGCCAGATGATGAATTGAATCCAGTCCCAGACCTTTAATCAATTTATCTTCATTTAAAATTACCCGAGTAAGTGACTCGGAAGAATCAGTAGAGCTTTTCTTCAACTGATTTCTCGTAACGACGGTTAGACCTACTTCATCCATGACAAAATTGAATTCAGCATTTGGACTCTGGGCCTCACTGATATTCTTGATGAGGTTATTTAGGATTCGATAGAAACATGGATAGTAGATCAAATCCTCTTCTGAATCTTTGCCAACAATCGTAAAAGTTGCATTCACTTGAGTATCTTTAAAATATGTTTGTGATAAATTTTCAAAAGCAAGTTTAGCATAACTAAACGGCACCCAATCATATGTCTGAACAAGATTTTTATGTTTGTAGTTGAAGTGATCGCGGATAAGACTTTGAAGAGTTTTAACTTCTTTTTGCATCAACTGAATTTCTTCCCTGTTTATATTTTCACCAGAGATTTCTTTTTGATTTAAAAATAAAAGCAAACCATGAGTCTGATTGACGACGTCGTGAAAAAATAATCTTTCTTTGAAGTCTTGTGAGCTTTCTGAATGTTGAACCGGTTTCTTTTTTAATGTAAACACAAGACCCTCAATAGCTTTTCTCATTGAGGGCCTTGTGACTAAAAACTATTTTACTGGAAGGTAAACAGCTTGGTCACCAAGCATCTCTTCAATGCGAAGAAGCTGGTTATATTTTTCCATACGGTCAGAGCGGCTAGCTGATCCAGTCTTAATATGAGCTGATCCAGTTGCTACTGCTAAATCTGCAATGAAAGAGTCCCCTGTTTCTCCAGAGCGGTGAGAGATGATCGCTTTGTAGTTGTTGTTGTATCCCAACTCCATTGCTTCAAACGTCTCAGTCAGCGTTCCGATTTGGTTAACTTTAACCAGGATGGCATTTGCTTCACCTGTCTTGATTCCCGCTTCAAAGATTTTTTTGTTTGTTACGAAAAGATCGTCACCAACTAAAACTACTTTTGAACCAAGAACTTTTGTTAAATCAATCCATCCAGAGTGGTCCCCTTCATCAAGACCGTCTTCAATGGAATATATCGGATATTTTGCACATAAATCTGAATAGTAATTAATCATATCGGCAGTACTGAACTCTTTTCCTTGCATACTGTATTTACCGTCTTTGTAAAATTCAGAAGCTGCTGAGTCTAGAGAAAGAGAGATATCCACACCTGGTTTGTAACCAGCGTTTGTGATCGCCTTTAAGATCAACTCGATAGCTTCTTCATGAGACTTAAGGTCTGGAGCGAATCCACCTTCGTCACCAACGTTAGTTGAGTGATTTGAATCAGTAAGTACTTTCTTAAGTGCATGGAAAACTTCAACACCAGCGCGAAGGTTTTCACCGAAAGACTTCTTCATGTGAGGAACGATCATGAACTCCTGGATGTCCAGGTTGTTTGAAGCATGCGATCCACCGTTGATGATGTTCATCAATGGAGTTGGCATGATGTATTTCTTGTGAGCGTTTGGCGCCTTACATTTTTCGAATAGGTATTGGTGAAGTGGCATGTTTGAATCAAGAGCACCTGCACGACATGCGGCCATTGAAACTCCAAGCAGAGCGTTCGCTCCCAGCTTAGATTTATTTTCCGTTCCATCCATCTCAAGCATCATTGTGTCGAT contains:
- a CDS encoding GHKL domain-containing protein; its protein translation is MFTLKKKPVQHSESSQDFKERLFFHDVVNQTHGLLLFLNQKEISGENINREEIQLMQKEVKTLQSLIRDHFNYKHKNLVQTYDWVPFSYAKLAFENLSQTYFKDTQVNATFTIVGKDSEEDLIYYPCFYRILNNLIKNISEAQSPNAEFNFVMDEVGLTVVTRNQLKKSSTDSSESLTRVILNEDKLIKGLGLDSIHHLAEEHGGIFGFEIENNTWINKLYLPTQNSMSLRKTDKIAA
- the eno gene encoding phosphopyruvate hydratase, which translates into the protein MSKIKSIKARQILDSRGNPTVEVDVFTEAGNMGRAAVPSGASTGSKEALELRDNDKSYYCGKSVLKAVKNVNEILAPKLLGMEVTSQKAIDTMMLEMDGTENKSKLGANALLGVSMAACRAGALDSNMPLHQYLFEKCKAPNAHKKYIMPTPLMNIINGGSHASNNLDIQEFMIVPHMKKSFGENLRAGVEVFHALKKVLTDSNHSTNVGDEGGFAPDLKSHEEAIELILKAITNAGYKPGVDISLSLDSAASEFYKDGKYSMQGKEFSTADMINYYSDLCAKYPIYSIEDGLDEGDHSGWIDLTKVLGSKVVLVGDDLFVTNKKIFEAGIKTGEANAILVKVNQIGTLTETFEAMELGYNNNYKAIISHRSGETGDSFIADLAVATGSAHIKTGSASRSDRMEKYNQLLRIEEMLGDQAVYLPVK